One Chitinivibrionales bacterium genomic window, ATGGTGCGCGAGGTGATACGGTTGTATCCCTTGTTGACGGTTTCGAACGGGGCGGCGCTGACCGAGGTGATGAAAAAAGCAGCGGCGGCCATTAAAAAAACGACTTTTGACTGCATGAAAGAAATCCTTTTCTACTCGTTTGATGCCATGGCAAGCGGGACGTCCTTCCATCCCTCGTTTCCATACCGGAAGTCGCGCTCCACCACTTCCCATATGACAAGTTTTTTGCCCTTGAGCAGGTTCACCTTGCGCGCGAGCGATTCGCGCACGAGCGTCGAAGCGCCGCCGTCGCTCACGATGGTGGCGATGGGCTGCGAAAGCTCTTTCGCGAGGTGCGCGATCCAGCCGGCCGAGCGCGGCTCGTCGGTCTGGTAGATGCGCGAAAAGCTGTCGCCGATGAGCACGATCTGCGAATTCTTAGAATCGTCTTTGTAAAGGTGCCTGCCGGTCTCGGCCCCGGCGGCGTCGCGCTCAACCTGATATACCTGATAACAGCGGGTCTTTTCGGTGGCAAACGCCACCGAAAGATCGTTGACCTTGAACGCGGGAAGTGTGGTCATGACGCCCACGTCGCCGGTCCTGTCGATGAAGACCGAGTCGAGGACATATTCCGTCGTACCCGCCCGGTACCACGGATATCGCTTGATGCGGTCGGCCACGGTGCGGGCCGCGACCATGACCCCTCTCGCGCGCCAGTGCGTGTCTTTTGACAGATACATCGAGTCTCCGGCAGTGGAGTCATTTTTACGCTCTGCGAGAAAGGGGGTGAAAAGATCCACCGTCTCGATGCCGGCGGTGCGCAGGTCGCGGATGGCCCTACTCGAATTTCCTTGGGCAGCGGTCTGTGCCGGATTTGCATTTTGGGCGAGCATGTCGGGGTAGATGCTCGGTTTACCCGGAACCACGACCACCAAAAGGTCCACACCGAATTCCGCGAGCTGCTTTTTGAATTTGACGGCGGCCTGTATGGGGTTGTCGGAGACCACCTGGTCGTTGGGATCCACGATGATGGCGCGCTTGTCAAGAACATAGGGCCGGATCAGGTAATCGACGTCCTGTTTGTAAAAGAACCACGCGTTCCTGCCGAGAACGCCCTTTTCGCCGAGGTCACGGTACAGGGCATACCGGAGGAAGAACATGATCGGCCGCGCCCACGTCGTGTAGATCGAGGTGTTTTCGATTTCCTTTTCATAAGGCCGCAGATACTTCGCGTCCCAGAAAATCACCGGCAGGTTTTTAACGACCAGCAGCGCTTTTACTGCAGCCGACGGTTTTCGGTACCGCGCGGCAACTTGCGCGGTGAACGCCCTGGCTTCCGAGCAGAAGCGCGCCGATGCCGCGCGGTCGCCGTTGCGCAGGCTTAACAGAAGAGAATCAAACGGCTTTGCGTAACGATCGATTTCCTGAACGGATTTCGAGGACTGGCTGGCCTTGACATGGCGGTTGAACGTCGAAACGGTCTTTTGTAATTCCGCAACGTCAACCATGGCCTCGTCGGCCTGTGCTTGGGGCCGCTGCGAGTCCCATGCCGCGCCGCTGTCGACGCCGGCCGATGGAATCTCGGCGGCCATCGAATCAACCCGCGCCTGAATTCGGCCGATGAGCCGGTTCATTGTCTCCGCGCGTTTGACCGGAGTGATGAAGGTGTCTTTGAACAGGTCAAGCACCTGGATGCGTTGGCCGGTCGTTTTTTCCACTATGGCCTGCGAAACGGGCACGGCGAAAATGAGGAACAGAAAGATCGTGCTGAAGATGGCGGCTGCTTTTTTCATGGTTTGTTTCCCTCCGCCTTAAAACTGAAAGTACAGGAAGGGACTGTACGTTTGCGTGAACATGCCGAGTATGGCGTACAGGAAAATGATCATGCAGATGATGAGCTTGCCGGGTGTAATGCCCTTTGCAATCCAGTTGTACGCCTGCATGGGCTGCCATACCAGCGCGGCGCAGATCAGCATTTCAAAGATGTGGCGCGTGGAAAAGATTTCCGCGCTCAAAAGCGGCGCCGATGCGGCGCCGGACACGACGCCGGTCATGGCGCCCCAGTACAGCAGCGCCTGGTGGAACGACGGCGCGCGGAACTGCACCCAGCCGAAAAGTATGATGACAAAGGTGAATGCGACCTGCGTCCAGCCCGGCGCCCAGGAATATGCGGTCTTCTTGTTGAGCACGCGCTCGTAAATAAGGAACGCGCCTTGGTAAATTCCCCACAATACGAAGGTCATGCTCGCGCCGTGCCACAGGCCGCACAGGAAAAAGGCGAACCCGAGGTTGAAATAGGTGCGGGCCGTGCCCTTGCGGTTCCCGCCGAGCGGGATGTACAGATAATCCATGATAAAGGACGACAGGGTCATGTGCCACCGTTTCCAGAAAATTGAAATGCTTTTGGAGAGATAGGGCGCATTGAAATTTTTCGGGAATTCTATGCCCATCATGCGTGCGAGCCCCACGGCCATGTCCGAGTAACCGCAGAAGTCGAAATATATTTGGAACGAATACGCGATCACGCCCCACCACGCGTTGAGCATGCCGGGAGCATCAGCGCCGAACGCCGCGTCCGCGATACCGGCCGCCGGGTCGGCAAGAAGGATTTTTTTGGCGAACCCGAGCATGAAAATCGCGGTGCCGCTGGCGAACTTTTCCCACGAATGGGTGCGCACCATCAATTGGTCCGCGACCGACTGGTACCGGATGATGGGGCCCGCGATCAGGTGGGGGTACAGGCCGAGAAAGCACGAGAACGCGCCGAAGGTGGGCGCCTGTTTTGCGTCGCCTTTGTAAACGTCGATCACGTAGCTCAGCGCCACGAACGTGTAAAACGAAATGCCCGAGGGCAGAAGCACCTTGAGAATATGGAACAGGTGCGTGGGCCCGCCGCAGACGTGGATAAGGCCGTTGAGTCCGCCCATGAAGAACATGTAATACTTGAAAAAGCCGAGGAGCAGGAGATCGGTGACAATGGCGAACACCAGCGCGGTCTTTCGCCGCTGTTTCGTGGCGTCGGGTTTGACGATGATTTCGGCGCATAAATAATCTTTATAGGAGGTGATGAACAGGAGAAGCGTGAACCACGGCACGAGCCAGCCGTAAAACACGTAGCTCATGATCGTGATCCACATGTTCTTGAGATAGAAATTCTTCCACTTGAACGGCAGGGCGAAATAAACCGTCAGAAAAATGGGCAGAAAATAAAACAGAAAGATGTGCGATGAAAAGACCATGCTCGGTTCTCCTGTGAGGCCCCTTCGAAGGTGCTGTGGTTACTGTACTATATCGGCCCGTACGGCATAGTATTTGTTAAGGTCCGAATCCTGGTACTCATCCTCAACGTTGTCCTTCCAGATTTTGTCGATGGGTGTGATGAGCCAGAGTTTGTGCTTTGCACCCACTTCCATTTTTTCCACGGTCCCCGAAACGTTCTTTTTCATGGCGTCCTTGATCTGGGAACGGGGGATGAGCGGGTTGTAATGGCCCACCAGGATGTCCTGCGCCTTGTACGAACCCTTCACCACGCTGAGCACCCGGTATTTCATGATGTAAACGTAGTTATAAAGGTCGTTGGAGGCAAACTTGCCCGGGATCTCGGTGATGCGCGCGACAACGATGAGTGTATCGGATTTTGCAGGAGCACCCTTTGCGGCCGCT contains:
- a CDS encoding MBOAT family O-acyltransferase; protein product: MVFSSHIFLFYFLPIFLTVYFALPFKWKNFYLKNMWITIMSYVFYGWLVPWFTLLLFITSYKDYLCAEIIVKPDATKQRRKTALVFAIVTDLLLLGFFKYYMFFMGGLNGLIHVCGGPTHLFHILKVLLPSGISFYTFVALSYVIDVYKGDAKQAPTFGAFSCFLGLYPHLIAGPIIRYQSVADQLMVRTHSWEKFASGTAIFMLGFAKKILLADPAAGIADAAFGADAPGMLNAWWGVIAYSFQIYFDFCGYSDMAVGLARMMGIEFPKNFNAPYLSKSISIFWKRWHMTLSSFIMDYLYIPLGGNRKGTARTYFNLGFAFFLCGLWHGASMTFVLWGIYQGAFLIYERVLNKKTAYSWAPGWTQVAFTFVIILFGWVQFRAPSFHQALLYWGAMTGVVSGAASAPLLSAEIFSTRHIFEMLICAALVWQPMQAYNWIAKGITPGKLIICMIIFLYAILGMFTQTYSPFLYFQF